In Bacteroidota bacterium, a single window of DNA contains:
- the trpA gene encoding tryptophan synthase subunit alpha, translated as MNRIHTLFQQLRSQNRKALIPYITPEFPVRGTTVPLILGLEKAGASLIEVGIPFSDPIADGTTIQHSSHVAIQNGATVGRILESVRAARRETAVPIVLMGYLNPIFRYGMENFLRDADQCGIDGVIVPDLLPEESEVWRSLSAKYDVSNIFLVAPTTPAERIKYLDSLSSDFSYCVSVTGVTGARSNFDGTLDGFLQRVKANTVKPFVVGFGISKREHVVSICRYADGVVVGSALLRSIENESGIDRVVASSQEFLSSLQER; from the coding sequence GTGAACCGTATTCATACTCTTTTCCAACAGCTCCGATCTCAAAACAGGAAGGCGCTCATTCCATACATCACGCCTGAATTTCCGGTTCGCGGGACGACTGTTCCGTTGATCCTCGGCCTGGAGAAAGCCGGCGCGAGTCTGATCGAGGTAGGCATTCCGTTCTCAGACCCGATCGCGGACGGCACGACCATTCAGCATTCGTCCCATGTCGCGATCCAAAACGGGGCGACAGTGGGAAGAATTCTGGAGTCCGTTCGCGCGGCACGGCGCGAGACAGCCGTCCCGATCGTGTTGATGGGCTATTTGAATCCGATCTTCCGGTACGGGATGGAGAATTTTCTTCGGGACGCCGATCAATGCGGGATCGACGGAGTCATTGTTCCGGACCTGCTTCCCGAAGAAAGCGAGGTGTGGAGGTCATTGTCCGCTAAATACGATGTGAGCAATATTTTCCTTGTCGCCCCCACGACTCCGGCGGAAAGGATCAAATATCTTGATTCTCTCTCCAGCGATTTTTCGTATTGTGTTTCGGTCACGGGGGTGACGGGCGCCCGGTCGAACTTTGACGGAACGCTGGACGGCTTCCTGCAGCGCGTGAAAGCGAACACTGTCAAGCCGTTCGTCGTTGGTTTTGGAATTTCAAAGCGGGAGCACGTCGTCTCGATCTGCCGGTACGCGGACGGCGTCGTCGTCGGCTCTGCGCTGCTTCGCAGCATCGAGAACGAATCGGGCATCGATCGCGTCGTTGCATCGTCGCAGGAATTTCTCTCTTCGCTGCAGGAACGATAA
- the tsaD gene encoding tRNA (adenosine(37)-N6)-threonylcarbamoyltransferase complex transferase subunit TsaD, translating to MNAPVTILGIETSCDETSAAVMRNGILLSNIVSSQFVHEQYGGVVPELASRAHQKLMIPIVQEALLKAGVGQDELSAVAGVIGPGLMGSLLVGLNFGKSFAYGLKIPFIGVNHMEAHIYSNFIEEPSPAFPFLCLTVSGGHTELVLVRGDFNYEVVGQTRDDAAGEAFDKVAKMLDLGYPGGPKVDALAKKGNAAAIDFPRSFLDDDPFGFSFSGIKTSVLYYLRDHGEVLPDRLADICASFQASIVEVLVGKTMAAAQKFGINDVAMAGGVSANSGLRRSMIDAASHAGVRLFMPKLEYCTDNGAMIAAVGHRKFLHGLFSSIAESAVAALGLTAQSTN from the coding sequence ATGAATGCTCCGGTGACAATTCTTGGCATAGAAACTTCCTGCGATGAAACGTCCGCCGCCGTTATGCGCAACGGCATACTCCTCTCGAATATCGTCTCGTCCCAATTTGTTCATGAACAATACGGGGGAGTCGTCCCCGAACTTGCGTCGCGGGCGCACCAGAAATTGATGATTCCGATCGTCCAGGAGGCCTTATTGAAGGCCGGCGTCGGACAGGATGAACTCTCCGCCGTCGCCGGCGTTATCGGCCCGGGGCTGATGGGTTCACTTCTTGTAGGATTGAATTTCGGGAAGTCGTTTGCCTACGGATTGAAAATTCCTTTCATCGGCGTCAATCACATGGAAGCGCACATCTATTCGAACTTCATCGAAGAACCGAGTCCGGCCTTTCCGTTTCTCTGTCTTACCGTTTCCGGCGGGCACACCGAATTGGTCCTTGTGCGCGGGGATTTCAACTATGAAGTGGTTGGCCAGACGCGGGATGATGCCGCGGGGGAGGCCTTCGATAAGGTCGCAAAAATGCTGGACCTTGGTTATCCCGGAGGGCCGAAGGTCGATGCCCTGGCAAAAAAAGGAAATGCTGCGGCGATCGATTTTCCCCGCTCGTTCCTTGACGATGACCCATTTGGATTCAGTTTCAGCGGGATCAAAACCTCCGTCCTCTATTACTTGAGAGATCATGGGGAGGTCCTTCCGGACCGCCTGGCCGACATTTGTGCGAGCTTTCAGGCATCGATCGTGGAAGTGCTTGTCGGCAAAACGATGGCCGCCGCCCAAAAATTTGGTATCAACGATGTTGCAATGGCAGGCGGAGTTTCTGCGAATTCCGGGCTTCGGCGTTCGATGATCGACGCCGCGTCGCATGCCGGTGTGCGGCTCTTTATGCCGAAGCTTGAGTATTGCACCGATAACGGCGCGATGATCGCTGCCGTAGGGCATAGAAAATTTTTGCATGGGTTGTTTTCTTCGATCGCGGAGAGCGCTGTCGCGGCACTGGGACTGACCGCTCAATCTACCAACTGA